A window from Sphingobacterium hotanense encodes these proteins:
- a CDS encoding NAD(P)-dependent oxidoreductase, translating into MNQTERIGFIGLGNMGHPMAKNLENAGFPLSVYNRSPEKAADFAAKSQVCTDISRLVSESDIIFTMLSNDDAVHAVYETVLQLPIEGKLFVDMSTISQECSTEVAKLLAGSGAGFVDAPVAGSTQPAKDGTLIFMVGSANGYLLKVKPYLDVMGRETLHLGDNGKGIAAKLCINYYLSILYQGMAETVLFAEKMGIAADDMMRIINESASGSGASRVKTPLLVNNEFPAAFALDFMLKDVKLAVNAGADYPMTDTLMKTYQGAHDKGFGEQDVMAVIEYLRKQNN; encoded by the coding sequence ATGAACCAAACAGAACGAATCGGATTTATTGGATTAGGAAACATGGGCCATCCCATGGCTAAGAACCTTGAAAATGCAGGGTTCCCATTATCAGTTTATAACAGGAGCCCAGAGAAGGCAGCCGACTTTGCTGCAAAATCGCAGGTATGCACAGATATCTCGCGACTCGTTTCAGAAAGCGATATTATTTTCACGATGCTGAGCAATGATGATGCGGTGCATGCGGTTTATGAAACGGTATTACAACTGCCTATTGAAGGGAAGCTTTTTGTCGATATGAGTACCATCTCTCAGGAATGCTCGACGGAGGTTGCGAAATTGCTTGCTGGCAGCGGAGCAGGCTTTGTTGATGCGCCGGTAGCGGGCAGTACTCAACCGGCGAAAGATGGAACATTGATATTTATGGTGGGGAGTGCCAACGGATATCTATTGAAGGTGAAACCATACCTAGACGTCATGGGCAGAGAAACGCTCCACCTAGGCGATAATGGGAAAGGTATTGCAGCTAAGCTTTGCATCAACTATTATCTATCGATTTTGTATCAGGGTATGGCAGAAACCGTGCTTTTTGCAGAGAAGATGGGAATTGCAGCGGACGACATGATGCGAATAATAAATGAAAGTGCGAGTGGGAGTGGTGCCAGTCGAGTAAAAACACCATTGCTGGTAAACAATGAATTTCCGGCGGCATTCGCCTTAGACTTTATGTTGAAGGACGTGAAATTAGCGGTCAATGCGGGCGCAGACTATCCGATGACCGATACCCTAATGAAAACATATCAAGGAGCGCATGATAAAGGTTTTGGGGAACAGGATGTCATGGCGGTAATCGAGTATTTGCGGAAACAGAATAATTAA
- a CDS encoding aldo/keto reductase: MQRRTFIQQGSLLAMSLATIGRASAFADIYEQNQHNQKENFMGKFRPKDKIGMGGVAIGNGFQENPDIECLESMSAAWDAGVRYFDTSPWYGLGISERRMGMFLKDKPKEDYIVSTKIGRILKPHDNFKQEGLMWNGRMNFDYTYDYSSEGTRKSVEDSLQRLGLPTIDIVFIHDLSPDNADMGDDWVKYYDIAKEGAMKELTKMREEGLIKAWGFGVNTIEPILRAIDDSDPDIFLSACQYSLIHHIDDLDKVFPKVAERNMSIVVGAPLCAGFLAGKNRYLYGKEIPEFAAKKLERLKTVAQRHEVDLLAASLQFSAAPDVVSAVIPGAHTVEQVQENVAAFKKEIPKAFWDDLKKENLIAAHAPVPKA, from the coding sequence ATGCAAAGAAGAACATTTATTCAACAGGGTAGTTTGCTAGCGATGTCGTTGGCGACTATAGGCAGAGCGAGTGCCTTTGCTGATATCTATGAACAAAATCAACATAATCAAAAAGAAAATTTCATGGGAAAATTCAGACCGAAAGATAAGATTGGAATGGGCGGTGTCGCTATTGGCAATGGGTTTCAGGAGAATCCAGATATTGAATGTTTGGAAAGTATGAGCGCAGCATGGGATGCTGGTGTTCGCTATTTCGATACATCACCTTGGTATGGTTTGGGAATCAGCGAGCGCAGGATGGGTATGTTCTTAAAAGACAAGCCTAAGGAAGACTATATTGTTTCGACTAAGATAGGGCGGATATTAAAACCCCACGATAACTTTAAACAAGAAGGGTTGATGTGGAATGGCCGTATGAATTTTGATTATACCTACGATTATTCGTCAGAAGGCACCCGTAAAAGTGTTGAGGATAGCCTGCAGAGATTAGGCCTTCCTACCATCGATATCGTATTTATCCATGACTTATCTCCCGACAATGCGGATATGGGTGATGATTGGGTTAAATATTATGACATCGCGAAGGAGGGAGCAATGAAAGAATTGACCAAAATGCGAGAGGAGGGGCTGATAAAAGCTTGGGGATTTGGCGTTAATACCATTGAGCCCATACTTCGAGCCATCGACGATTCGGACCCTGATATTTTTCTCTCGGCATGCCAATATTCTTTGATCCATCATATCGACGATCTGGATAAGGTTTTTCCGAAGGTAGCCGAACGAAATATGTCCATTGTCGTTGGAGCTCCTTTGTGTGCAGGATTTTTAGCAGGGAAAAACCGCTACCTCTATGGCAAAGAGATTCCGGAGTTTGCTGCTAAAAAATTAGAACGATTGAAAACCGTTGCTCAACGCCATGAGGTAGATCTATTGGCGGCTTCGCTGCAATTTTCCGCAGCTCCGGATGTGGTTTCTGCGGTAATCCCTGGAGCACATACAGTAGAGCAAGTTCAGGAGAATGTAGCTGCTTTTAAGAAGGAGATCCCTAAAGCATTCTGGGATGACCTGAAAAAAGAAAATCTTATTGCTGCGCATGCTCCGGTTCCAAAAGCGTAA
- a CDS encoding DUF1801 domain-containing protein, giving the protein MSKSISTIEEYIQSVDADKQPLLNELRQLILKHAPEGTTETINYGMPTFRYNGNLIHFALFKNHLGLYPGTEAIEEFSPLLSGYKTSKGAVQLPLDKPLPNDLIKAMVDFNAEKLKDKKVPNWQKNNERWGECIELMHQLIVKTTEPLTKEFKWGTDIYTFQKKNLIGWGAFKDFFSLWFYNGVFLEDKEKVLINASEGKTKALRQWRFTDVKDMDEKKILAYINESIQTIKDGKEIKAEKSAPKAIEGLLKEALESDSTFDLAFKKLTPGKQKEYIEHIDEAKQEKTKLARLEKIKPLILDGKGLHDKYKK; this is encoded by the coding sequence ATGAGCAAGTCAATTTCAACTATCGAAGAGTATATACAATCAGTAGATGCCGATAAGCAGCCGCTGCTGAATGAATTACGACAGCTAATTTTGAAGCATGCACCTGAAGGGACTACCGAAACGATAAACTACGGTATGCCTACCTTTCGTTATAATGGAAATTTAATCCATTTTGCGCTATTCAAAAACCACTTAGGACTCTACCCAGGCACAGAAGCTATCGAAGAATTTTCTCCATTACTATCCGGCTATAAGACCTCCAAAGGAGCTGTTCAACTGCCTCTAGATAAGCCATTACCCAATGATTTAATCAAAGCGATGGTTGATTTCAATGCCGAAAAGTTGAAAGATAAAAAAGTACCTAATTGGCAAAAGAACAACGAGCGTTGGGGAGAATGTATTGAATTGATGCATCAATTGATCGTGAAGACTACGGAACCTTTGACAAAAGAATTCAAATGGGGAACCGATATCTACACGTTCCAAAAGAAAAATCTGATTGGTTGGGGCGCCTTTAAGGACTTCTTCTCTCTTTGGTTCTACAATGGAGTATTCTTGGAAGACAAGGAGAAGGTACTGATCAATGCCTCTGAAGGTAAAACCAAGGCGCTCCGACAGTGGCGATTTACCGATGTGAAGGATATGGATGAGAAAAAAATCCTCGCTTATATCAACGAATCCATACAAACCATCAAAGATGGAAAAGAGATCAAGGCAGAGAAAAGCGCTCCAAAAGCAATTGAAGGTCTATTAAAAGAAGCTTTGGAAAGCGATTCTACCTTTGATCTGGCGTTCAAAAAGCTAACACCCGGCAAACAAAAGGAATACATCGAACATATCGATGAAGCCAAGCAAGAGAAAACCAAACTTGCTCGATTAGAAAAAATAAAACCCCTCATATTAGACGGAAAAGGCCTACACGACAAGTACAAAAAGTAG
- a CDS encoding SRPBCC domain-containing protein, with the protein MENALTAKASIQIQKPAHEVFEAIVKPEGMSKYFIESSTGPLENGKTVTWKFPEFEDTFPVTAKHIEKDRYISFDWSGGAEGMLVEMHLQSLPDGSTVVRVVEGSMNNDEEGIKQAIGQSEGWANFLACLKASLEYGINLRKGAFDFMRPE; encoded by the coding sequence ATGGAAAACGCACTAACAGCAAAAGCCTCTATACAAATTCAAAAGCCTGCACACGAAGTCTTTGAAGCAATTGTAAAACCAGAGGGTATGAGTAAATATTTTATTGAAAGTTCGACCGGACCATTAGAAAATGGTAAGACAGTGACCTGGAAATTTCCAGAGTTTGAAGATACCTTTCCGGTAACAGCGAAGCATATCGAAAAGGATAGATATATATCCTTTGATTGGAGTGGCGGTGCGGAAGGTATGTTAGTAGAAATGCATCTTCAATCATTACCCGACGGGTCGACTGTTGTTCGCGTTGTAGAGGGTTCGATGAATAACGATGAAGAAGGAATTAAGCAGGCAATCGGACAATCAGAAGGTTGGGCGAATTTCCTAGCCTGTTTAAAGGCGAGTTTAGAATACGGAATAAACCTTCGTAAAGGTGCTTTCGACTTTATGCGCCCAGAATAA
- a CDS encoding SRPBCC family protein: MSSKKIHIETLVNAPIQQVWDAYNNPDDIKQWNQASPDWHCPSSENDLRVGGKFKNKMAAKDGSFEFDFEGTYTEVTPLNSISYVMADERTADLKFTEQGDNTLISVDFDAENMNPEEMQREGWQAILDSFKNHVEK; this comes from the coding sequence ATGAGCAGCAAAAAGATTCATATCGAAACCTTGGTCAATGCCCCTATTCAACAAGTTTGGGATGCATATAATAATCCTGACGACATTAAACAGTGGAACCAGGCGTCGCCGGATTGGCATTGTCCATCTTCGGAAAACGATTTAAGAGTTGGTGGTAAATTCAAGAATAAAATGGCTGCGAAAGATGGCAGCTTCGAATTTGATTTTGAAGGAACTTATACCGAAGTAACGCCCTTAAATTCTATCTCCTATGTGATGGCGGATGAGCGAACCGCAGACCTTAAGTTTACAGAGCAGGGCGATAATACACTTATCAGTGTTGATTTCGACGCTGAGAATATGAACCCTGAAGAAATGCAAAGAGAAGGCTGGCAAGCTATCCTGGATAGTTTTAAAAATCACGTAGAAAAGTAG
- a CDS encoding VOC family protein, translating into MKDNEYKLGQIVWADYTSEHADSLKEFYKEVAGWKEHPIKMQDENGEYHDYAMLREENEVAGGICYKRGVNSAIPSQWIMYIYAPDVDERLEKVLSLGGKLIHSNKGKDGKYNFIIVEDPAGAVFGIGRMQ; encoded by the coding sequence ATGAAAGACAATGAATACAAACTGGGACAAATTGTTTGGGCGGACTATACGTCTGAACATGCAGATAGCCTCAAAGAGTTCTATAAAGAAGTTGCTGGATGGAAGGAACATCCGATAAAAATGCAAGATGAGAACGGCGAATACCATGACTATGCGATGCTTCGAGAAGAAAATGAAGTAGCAGGAGGAATTTGTTATAAGCGAGGCGTAAATAGTGCTATCCCTTCGCAATGGATTATGTATATCTATGCGCCAGATGTCGACGAACGACTGGAAAAAGTGTTGTCATTAGGAGGCAAATTAATCCATTCGAATAAAGGAAAAGACGGCAAGTACAATTTTATTATCGTTGAAGACCCCGCAGGTGCCGTTTTTGGCATCGGCAGAATGCAATAA
- a CDS encoding SRPBCC family protein, whose amino-acid sequence MKTLYFKETIDASPSKVHNLMLSKKSYEEWTKPFSPTSTFQGDWSSGSKIFFVSTDEDKKDMGMIARVETNIPGEIVIIRHIGILSDQGELYEGEHVDPWKNSLEIYRFKAVGNQTEVLCSLEVDNDEYEEMFAAMWPNAMKVLKDICERS is encoded by the coding sequence ATGAAGACATTATATTTCAAAGAAACGATTGATGCATCGCCAAGTAAGGTGCACAATCTAATGCTCTCTAAGAAGAGCTATGAGGAGTGGACAAAGCCCTTCTCACCGACCTCCACTTTTCAGGGGGATTGGAGTTCAGGATCGAAGATATTTTTTGTATCAACGGATGAGGATAAAAAGGATATGGGGATGATTGCTCGCGTGGAAACAAATATACCGGGTGAGATTGTAATCATTCGGCATATCGGAATTCTATCAGATCAGGGAGAACTTTATGAGGGTGAACATGTGGACCCTTGGAAAAACTCGTTAGAAATCTATCGTTTTAAAGCCGTAGGCAATCAAACCGAAGTTTTATGTTCCCTGGAAGTGGACAATGACGAATATGAGGAAATGTTTGCCGCGATGTGGCCAAATGCAATGAAAGTTTTAAAAGACATCTGCGAACGAAGCTAG
- a CDS encoding DUF1801 domain-containing protein, with protein sequence METLKTSFTDEDVASFIESVDNEQKRKDSYALISLMEKATGEKAKMFGPTIVGFGQYHYKYDSGHEGDAPLLGFSPRKAAISLYVYTGGKRQDELLKSFGKYKMGKACIYVKKLSDIDVEVLEDLMKDSIQFTSEKYQRVKS encoded by the coding sequence ATGGAAACCCTAAAAACAAGTTTTACCGACGAGGATGTAGCATCTTTCATCGAAAGTGTTGACAATGAACAGAAGAGAAAAGACAGCTATGCGCTGATTTCGCTAATGGAAAAAGCCACCGGAGAGAAAGCCAAAATGTTCGGGCCTACGATCGTTGGCTTTGGTCAATATCATTATAAGTATGATTCTGGGCATGAGGGAGATGCTCCATTGTTAGGCTTTTCTCCTAGAAAAGCAGCCATTTCTTTGTATGTCTATACTGGTGGCAAACGTCAAGATGAGCTATTGAAATCTTTCGGAAAATACAAGATGGGTAAGGCCTGTATTTACGTTAAAAAGCTGAGCGATATAGACGTGGAGGTTTTAGAAGACCTGATGAAAGATTCCATTCAGTTTACCAGTGAAAAATACCAGCGAGTAAAAAGTTAA
- a CDS encoding DUF6157 family protein has protein sequence MMHSTNYYNSLITVAEDCKVDQGTIPKENPDKLTVANYHFQMINAEPLALDSDEVIFNTHAIRKDIVAAEREKERDAFFSKGQACLRTSPLAKTYGWGIYFNEEGKMELIDSIGDEYQKLLDDESIKKIPAMRSTKK, from the coding sequence ATGATGCATAGCACGAACTACTACAACAGTCTGATTACCGTAGCGGAGGACTGTAAAGTCGATCAAGGTACTATTCCTAAGGAAAATCCAGACAAACTTACCGTAGCGAACTATCATTTTCAGATGATCAATGCTGAGCCCTTAGCCTTGGATTCGGATGAGGTAATTTTTAATACGCATGCCATTCGGAAGGATATCGTAGCTGCGGAACGTGAGAAAGAACGGGATGCTTTTTTCTCCAAAGGTCAAGCATGCTTACGCACGAGCCCATTGGCAAAAACCTATGGTTGGGGCATCTATTTTAATGAAGAAGGAAAAATGGAACTTATTGATTCGATAGGTGATGAATACCAAAAACTACTTGACGATGAGTCAATTAAGAAGATACCAGCCATGCGAAGTACGAAAAAGTAA
- a CDS encoding SRPBCC family protein, protein MENSKDYQFHIDQANNTLLIKRTYPAKLETVWRAFTDAKILDQWWAPKPWKSETKSQEFEEGGKWLYAMVGPEGDKMWSVAEYQQITPQISYKVLDAFSDENGNISNEHPTSTWETKFTSMGDQTEVTNVITFKSSEDLHAILDMGFKEGYEMGQQNLIDWLDENPDIAT, encoded by the coding sequence ATGGAAAATTCAAAAGATTATCAGTTCCATATTGATCAGGCTAACAACACTTTGCTTATCAAGCGAACCTACCCTGCGAAATTAGAGACTGTTTGGCGCGCATTTACTGATGCAAAAATACTCGATCAATGGTGGGCCCCTAAGCCATGGAAATCGGAAACTAAGTCGCAGGAGTTTGAAGAAGGCGGCAAATGGCTTTATGCCATGGTAGGGCCAGAAGGCGACAAAATGTGGTCAGTCGCCGAATATCAGCAGATTACTCCACAGATTAGCTACAAAGTATTAGATGCGTTCTCTGATGAGAATGGAAATATCAGTAATGAACACCCTACATCGACCTGGGAAACGAAGTTTACCTCCATGGGAGATCAAACCGAAGTAACCAACGTTATTACGTTTAAAAGCTCCGAAGACCTGCACGCTATACTAGATATGGGCTTCAAAGAAGGGTATGAAATGGGACAACAAAATTTAATCGACTGGTTGGATGAGAACCCAGATATCGCTACTTAA
- a CDS encoding VOC family protein yields MAKIHAYLNFDGTCKEAFDFYSQVFSSPVTGTYFYDDMPSEPGSPELPESAKGKVMHTSLALNDTTMLMGSDVVEGFGMKLNNGNATYIMLDAKDAEEARTLHQALSKDAKVMEMELGETFFAEQFSSFEDKFGIYWMIHFEGNKKMG; encoded by the coding sequence ATGGCAAAGATTCATGCTTATTTAAATTTTGATGGTACCTGCAAAGAAGCGTTTGATTTCTATTCGCAGGTATTCAGTTCTCCTGTTACAGGAACGTATTTTTATGACGATATGCCTTCGGAGCCAGGTTCGCCAGAACTTCCGGAAAGCGCAAAAGGAAAAGTAATGCATACTTCATTAGCTTTGAACGACACGACGATGTTGATGGGATCTGATGTAGTTGAAGGTTTTGGAATGAAACTTAACAATGGGAATGCGACTTATATTATGCTTGATGCAAAAGATGCTGAGGAAGCAAGAACCCTACATCAGGCGCTATCCAAAGACGCTAAAGTAATGGAGATGGAATTGGGTGAGACATTCTTTGCAGAGCAATTTTCTTCTTTCGAGGATAAATTCGGTATTTACTGGATGATCCATTTCGAAGGGAATAAGAAAATGGGCTAA
- a CDS encoding VOC family protein, producing the protein MMQQPQFQPGKNMAMKVSLAKYHETVHFYRDILLLDVEEVELNHPQVAKTCKVKINDMILWIDGIENLSQTDLWFEMETDSIQAAMEYLSANNVEKDDSLEQLPPNAHWIKDPVGNIILLRQKA; encoded by the coding sequence ATGATGCAGCAGCCACAGTTTCAACCGGGGAAGAATATGGCGATGAAAGTGTCTTTAGCGAAGTATCATGAAACGGTACATTTTTACCGGGATATATTGCTTTTAGATGTGGAGGAGGTCGAACTTAACCATCCTCAGGTTGCCAAAACCTGCAAGGTGAAAATTAACGATATGATCCTTTGGATCGATGGCATTGAGAATCTTTCGCAAACAGATCTTTGGTTTGAGATGGAGACAGATTCAATTCAGGCAGCGATGGAATATCTTTCAGCCAATAATGTGGAGAAAGATGATAGTCTAGAACAATTACCCCCGAATGCACATTGGATTAAAGACCCTGTAGGCAACATTATTTTGTTGAGACAAAAAGCCTGA
- a CDS encoding VOC family protein, with the protein MKNQLIPSLWFDNNALEAFEYYAEVFPNSTVYKNSPIVVEGAIMGIDFIGINGGPHFKPNNAISFMHVLQDRETIDRIWGRLSEGGTVLMALDSYPWSEYYGWITDKYGIGWQLYLGKLEDVNGQAVIPTLMFCGEQQGKCAEALAFYKNVFKNFEQQGARPYPDGEVKGQIMHAQFIANGLTLAAMDSGYPQDFTFNEAVSITITCKDQEEIDYYWNAFTKDGKESQCGWCKDPFGVSWQIVPENISKLLEANPSAGAALMKMKKIVIDELVNAN; encoded by the coding sequence ATGAAAAATCAGCTAATACCTTCACTTTGGTTTGACAATAACGCGTTGGAAGCTTTTGAATATTACGCAGAAGTTTTCCCAAATAGTACTGTTTACAAGAATAGCCCCATTGTTGTTGAAGGCGCCATTATGGGAATCGACTTCATCGGAATTAACGGTGGACCCCATTTTAAACCCAACAATGCAATTTCCTTTATGCATGTTCTACAGGATCGTGAGACTATTGATCGGATTTGGGGACGTCTTAGCGAAGGGGGCACTGTATTGATGGCGCTTGATTCTTATCCATGGAGTGAGTATTACGGCTGGATAACCGATAAATACGGCATTGGCTGGCAGTTATATCTGGGTAAATTGGAAGATGTGAATGGGCAGGCGGTAATTCCAACTTTGATGTTCTGTGGAGAGCAGCAAGGAAAATGTGCTGAGGCGTTAGCATTTTATAAAAATGTCTTCAAAAACTTCGAACAACAGGGTGCTCGCCCCTATCCGGATGGCGAGGTAAAAGGGCAGATTATGCACGCTCAATTTATTGCCAACGGGTTGACGCTTGCTGCGATGGATAGTGGATACCCGCAAGATTTCACGTTCAATGAGGCTGTTTCAATCACTATTACCTGCAAGGATCAGGAAGAGATCGATTACTACTGGAACGCCTTTACGAAGGACGGGAAAGAAAGCCAATGCGGTTGGTGTAAAGATCCTTTTGGAGTATCATGGCAGATCGTACCGGAAAACATCAGCAAACTTTTGGAAGCTAACCCGAGTGCAGGTGCGGCATTGATGAAGATGAAGAAGATTGTAATCGATGAGTTAGTGAATGCTAATTAA
- a CDS encoding OmpA family protein — protein sequence MKRHLLSSLAIALLVSSCNNSGQENTNDRDTTIVIQDTIIDTTANTQSLDITNIQISTADIGDFPFFTAPEGSEYINNPKAKAFDALLIAMPDGTLQSKEGKVYRSFIHPLKNSTVEITNHYLNKSYEDAILKAGGVKLFEGKLSADQIKHYDEKAKYKGEDGSMDVYNNPIKSYIIRRAEGDIYIQLEDKSADATTIQILQEKPLVQTIQKISSESIAKDIAAKGKSILYINFDTDKASLKADGIEVVDEIAKVLKSEADLKLTIEGHTDNTGDAAHNKKLSEDRAKSVVSALEKAGIDKTRLKAVGYGAERPLVANDSDENKAKNRRVELVKQ from the coding sequence ATGAAAAGACACTTGCTATCCAGCTTAGCCATCGCACTATTGGTTTCATCATGCAATAATTCAGGTCAGGAAAACACGAATGATCGCGATACGACCATCGTTATTCAGGACACCATCATTGATACTACTGCGAATACCCAAAGCTTAGATATAACTAACATACAAATATCAACTGCCGATATTGGGGATTTTCCGTTCTTTACTGCTCCTGAAGGGAGTGAGTATATCAACAACCCGAAAGCAAAAGCCTTCGATGCCCTGCTGATCGCTATGCCTGACGGCACTTTACAATCCAAGGAAGGGAAAGTGTACCGTTCATTCATACATCCACTAAAGAACTCCACAGTGGAAATCACAAACCATTACCTCAACAAAAGCTATGAGGACGCGATATTAAAAGCCGGAGGAGTGAAACTATTTGAGGGAAAGCTTTCTGCAGATCAAATAAAGCATTACGACGAAAAAGCCAAATACAAGGGTGAAGACGGATCAATGGATGTCTATAACAACCCCATTAAATCGTACATCATTCGTCGTGCAGAAGGAGATATTTACATTCAATTAGAGGACAAATCAGCAGACGCTACGACTATCCAGATCTTACAGGAAAAGCCATTGGTACAAACCATTCAAAAGATCAGTTCCGAATCAATTGCTAAGGATATCGCTGCTAAAGGTAAATCGATCTTGTATATTAATTTCGACACAGATAAGGCAAGCTTAAAAGCCGACGGCATTGAAGTTGTTGACGAAATAGCGAAAGTGCTCAAATCAGAAGCAGATCTGAAATTAACGATTGAGGGGCACACCGATAATACAGGTGATGCGGCGCACAACAAAAAGCTTTCTGAAGATAGAGCTAAGTCTGTCGTGTCGGCGTTAGAGAAAGCCGGAATCGATAAAACTCGGTTGAAAGCGGTTGGATATGGTGCTGAACGTCCGTTGGTAGCAAACGACTCGGACGAGAACAAAGCAAAAAACAGACGTGTCGAGCTTGTCAAACAATAA
- a CDS encoding DUF1697 domain-containing protein, translating into MNTFVIFLRAVNVSGKNLIKMAELKDVLANASFTNVQTYIQSGNIILNSSLSAAATEKEVASLIKKQFNHDVTTFVLTEEQLKNALKSSPFATDLPGNQVFITFLSDPIEKSLRDEINVLKYLPEEFHCDDQVVYFYLPDGAANAKLSNNFFEKKLKINATGRNVNTVKKMLDLLAASKN; encoded by the coding sequence ATGAACACATTCGTCATCTTTCTTCGTGCGGTCAACGTGTCGGGGAAAAACTTGATCAAAATGGCCGAATTGAAGGATGTCTTGGCGAATGCTTCGTTTACAAACGTACAAACCTATATACAGAGTGGTAACATCATTCTGAACAGTTCTTTAAGCGCTGCAGCGACGGAAAAAGAAGTTGCTAGCTTAATCAAAAAGCAGTTCAACCATGATGTTACTACCTTTGTCTTAACCGAAGAACAGCTAAAAAATGCGCTAAAAAGTAGCCCCTTCGCAACTGACCTTCCCGGAAATCAAGTATTTATAACATTTCTCTCAGATCCTATCGAAAAATCACTTCGCGACGAAATCAATGTGCTAAAATACCTTCCCGAAGAATTTCATTGCGATGATCAAGTTGTATATTTCTATCTGCCAGATGGTGCAGCGAATGCGAAACTGAGCAATAACTTTTTTGAAAAGAAGCTAAAAATAAATGCGACCGGACGCAATGTAAATACCGTAAAGAAGATGCTAGACCTTCTGGCCGCCTCCAAAAACTAA
- a CDS encoding SRPBCC family protein, translating into MKFLKYFLFIILGIVALVLLLGLILPKDFHAGSEIVINKPRQEVFDYVKYIKNQHKFDAWSRKDPNITQAYEGNDGTVGFIYTWESKKVGDGKQVITHIEDGKKVAMDLFFNGSDDANKSYMLVEEAGQDQSKISWVIDGSMPYPWNVMTLFFDMNDDFKTGLTNLKEILEKQ; encoded by the coding sequence ATGAAATTTTTAAAGTATTTCCTATTTATCATCCTAGGAATTGTAGCGCTGGTCCTACTACTCGGCCTTATCCTACCGAAAGATTTTCACGCTGGAAGTGAAATCGTCATCAACAAACCGCGCCAAGAAGTGTTTGATTATGTAAAGTACATTAAGAATCAGCACAAATTTGACGCTTGGTCCCGAAAAGATCCGAATATCACACAAGCTTATGAAGGCAATGACGGAACCGTCGGGTTTATCTACACATGGGAAAGCAAAAAGGTTGGTGATGGAAAACAAGTCATAACCCATATCGAGGACGGGAAAAAGGTAGCCATGGATTTGTTCTTTAACGGCTCAGATGATGCCAACAAATCGTATATGCTTGTCGAGGAAGCAGGACAGGATCAAAGCAAAATTTCCTGGGTTATTGATGGATCAATGCCTTATCCTTGGAACGTCATGACCTTATTCTTTGATATGAATGATGACTTTAAAACTGGATTGACCAATTTGAAAGAAATTTTAGAAAAACAATAG
- a CDS encoding nuclear transport factor 2 family protein — protein sequence MKITVPKDCDNAPKRRIIRDFNLAFAHADLEAIAEYVHQDAVWNMVGDKEIVGRDAIIAYLGTLNYQKATAIELQVIITHGKFASAMGTLSYGKETIAFNDTYEFTSAGSSILKKFTSFAIPLK from the coding sequence ATGAAAATTACAGTTCCTAAAGATTGCGATAATGCGCCTAAGCGACGTATTATAAGAGATTTCAACTTGGCATTTGCACATGCCGATTTAGAAGCAATAGCTGAATATGTTCACCAAGATGCCGTTTGGAATATGGTTGGCGACAAAGAAATTGTTGGCAGGGATGCAATCATCGCATATTTAGGAACTCTTAATTATCAAAAGGCCACCGCAATCGAATTGCAAGTAATCATAACCCACGGGAAATTTGCATCTGCGATGGGAACCCTTAGCTATGGAAAGGAAACAATCGCTTTCAACGACACCTATGAATTCACATCCGCTGGAAGCAGCATCCTTAAAAAGTTCACTAGTTTCGCTATACCATTAAAATAA